From a single Agrobacterium tumefaciens genomic region:
- a CDS encoding UvrD-helicase domain-containing protein: MLDVYQKQFCESWAEDIRLLAPAGSGKTHSLLWRCKSIYDRKKGSARFLIVTFTRAARDELRKRLGENSEFAGIRSSVEVATLNAWGYRRVRQNHHSAKLHTSEADRSFCVQNALQPVWQNNKLIKGMIDHQKFAAGKVVMNLMDLLKSLGFNHREKAEIQWQHVDRLKDQGLFIILETALRDLKSLGVDIDGNEEKTLKELLKFWSKACDHLFSQSLFTLEDQKYVAWLDLLKQIEAGKKPLGGARYTNILVDEFQDVNPLDLNMIKAITAINDASLVIVGDDDQAIFEWRGATFKYIVNPEKYLSKKFETFILEKNYRCPANIVDHSQRLIKINKNRVPKNVQAVQTATATIEVRPKPTFHEAIDEVVSTIEEFRKDLSSGKKPPQGRLALISRKRAQLIPYQILLASQNIPFCAAEDLQVFLSKAFDSLIDVLSICADARGRPRPRKIVEDVLTLCDVVKRYPLSKNDKGQLEAHLNRSAPRTYDEALDLLGSYAGELKKQKDGRAMAQSFASAIRPILRGETVSEILDAVSQLSGMEKDYGKSNEDIFFADPPFFYLSRFASRYGDDLERFIEDLEEAKRQTAQVPIDDDEAQQNARSVGDMWSRPIHLMTALRAKGKEFDTVIMLDVNDGIWPSVHAETENQKEQERRLFYVAMTRAKSKLVMTLSGRIDDKVMARSPFIAEAGIV; encoded by the coding sequence ATGCTGGATGTCTATCAGAAACAGTTCTGTGAGTCTTGGGCAGAGGACATAAGGCTGCTCGCCCCAGCCGGAAGCGGGAAGACTCATTCATTGCTGTGGCGATGCAAATCGATTTACGATCGCAAGAAGGGCAGCGCCCGCTTTCTGATCGTGACATTCACGCGTGCGGCCAGGGACGAGTTGCGCAAGCGTCTCGGCGAAAATTCGGAGTTTGCCGGAATTCGCTCCTCTGTTGAAGTCGCCACCCTCAATGCCTGGGGATATCGCCGGGTCCGTCAAAACCATCATAGCGCAAAACTCCACACGTCCGAAGCCGATCGCTCCTTCTGCGTACAGAACGCATTGCAGCCGGTTTGGCAGAACAATAAGCTGATCAAAGGTATGATTGATCATCAGAAGTTCGCCGCTGGCAAGGTCGTGATGAATCTCATGGACCTGCTGAAGTCGCTGGGTTTCAACCATAGAGAAAAAGCCGAAATTCAATGGCAGCACGTCGATCGGCTGAAGGACCAAGGGCTGTTCATAATTCTCGAAACGGCGCTTCGCGATCTGAAGAGCCTGGGGGTGGACATCGATGGGAATGAAGAGAAGACCCTCAAGGAGTTGCTCAAATTCTGGTCCAAGGCCTGCGACCACCTGTTCAGCCAATCACTTTTCACGCTGGAGGACCAGAAGTATGTTGCCTGGCTCGATCTTCTAAAGCAGATCGAGGCGGGCAAAAAACCTCTGGGCGGAGCAAGATATACAAATATTCTCGTTGATGAATTTCAGGACGTAAACCCGCTAGACCTGAATATGATCAAAGCGATTACAGCCATTAATGACGCCAGCCTCGTTATTGTGGGAGATGACGATCAGGCAATATTCGAATGGAGAGGCGCTACATTCAAATATATTGTCAACCCGGAGAAATACCTCTCAAAGAAGTTTGAGACCTTCATTCTGGAGAAAAACTATCGTTGCCCCGCAAACATCGTCGATCACTCACAAAGGCTGATAAAAATAAACAAGAATCGCGTTCCAAAGAACGTACAGGCTGTTCAGACAGCCACGGCTACCATTGAAGTCCGTCCCAAACCCACGTTCCATGAAGCGATTGACGAGGTCGTGAGCACGATCGAAGAGTTTCGCAAAGACCTTTCGTCGGGCAAAAAGCCACCACAAGGGCGTCTTGCCCTAATTTCCAGAAAACGGGCACAGTTAATTCCGTATCAGATACTCTTAGCTTCTCAGAATATTCCCTTTTGTGCAGCTGAGGACCTTCAAGTGTTCCTAAGCAAGGCCTTTGATAGTCTTATCGACGTACTCAGCATTTGCGCCGACGCGCGCGGTCGCCCGCGACCCAGAAAAATTGTTGAGGATGTGCTGACGCTTTGTGACGTCGTAAAACGTTATCCGCTCAGCAAGAACGATAAGGGCCAGCTTGAGGCACATCTGAATAGATCGGCTCCGAGGACATATGACGAAGCACTAGATTTACTTGGCTCCTATGCAGGCGAACTCAAAAAGCAAAAAGACGGTCGTGCAATGGCGCAGTCCTTTGCGTCCGCCATTCGCCCTATACTACGAGGCGAAACCGTTTCCGAAATCTTGGATGCCGTAAGTCAACTCAGCGGCATGGAGAAGGATTACGGAAAGAGCAACGAGGACATTTTCTTTGCCGATCCACCATTCTTTTACCTGAGCCGTTTTGCCTCCCGATACGGAGACGATTTGGAGCGATTCATCGAGGACCTGGAAGAGGCCAAGCGGCAGACTGCCCAGGTGCCGATCGACGATGACGAAGCGCAACAGAATGCTCGATCTGTCGGTGACATGTGGTCCCGACCAATTCACCTCATGACGGCGCTGCGGGCAAAAGGAAAGGAATTCGACACGGTTATCATGCTGGATGTCAACGACGGCATTTGGCCGTCGGTGCATGCCGAGACGGAAAACCAGAAGGAACAGGAAAGACGGCTGTTCTACGTGGCGATGACACGAGCTAAGTCCAAGCTGGTAATGACGCTCAGTGGCCGCATAGACGACAAGGTCATGGCGAGGTCGCCGTTTATCGCTGAAGCGGGGATTGTGTAA
- a CDS encoding AAA family ATPase — METLTDRITRYLLARIRRLAILDLYERAAVVGLLEADFIVEGDETSGTVWRVPEQSLRLLDAEPVKARAELERLLGKAPYKTTTLDVLMQDLPGEPPRDKARSVGKTKSNHETRAAAGPLKSTSGAAQEKTPSTCREFLALLREHIAPPVVAHVAVALLVARAVGSSVPDLSALSAVIRHPGAFVLIKAPVGRFERRFGLMLEDGLILPYWTKLEDVHRSSPLSDGYGDRRRGKPRKTIKTLAGTDVPKAVERSLSRFLVDVLLERSAPVVLADETKTALPPFASMTADLVLESGGLDHELIAELLQTCCGIAPKHSLRQMEKMALDLEGLSIDALALAIRPGRGLEHILSILEVLGERARSADKSGDDDDDGRVSGRGSDRSGRPKVKSRFLINDGEDPPKSMDGIDVVQPEKPAESSGKESSGSASVDPANPEHSRLRQLRVETLSGYGEARDWALDLKTDLQLWRDGGLAWNEMSTKLMLSGPPGTGKTTYARALCNTLQVPLLVTSVASWLEPGYLGDVLKRMSRAFELARENAPVILFVDEIDNIGSRSSGRREQHDDYWRSLINRLLELLDGTSKTDGVIVVAATNLPGKIDPALLRSGRLEKHVAIPLPDTEVLAGILAHHLGDDLAGVLASAPSGSSRTIKAERQRQVLIERDADVINESNPGVSRDA; from the coding sequence ATGGAAACCCTGACCGATCGCATCACGCGTTACCTCCTTGCCCGCATCCGCCGACTGGCCATCCTCGATCTCTACGAGCGCGCCGCTGTCGTTGGCTTGCTGGAGGCGGACTTCATCGTCGAAGGCGATGAGACGTCCGGCACGGTCTGGCGTGTCCCGGAACAGTCCTTGCGCCTACTCGATGCTGAGCCGGTCAAGGCGCGTGCCGAACTCGAGCGGCTTCTCGGGAAAGCGCCATACAAGACGACAACCCTCGACGTGCTGATGCAGGACCTTCCCGGAGAGCCGCCGCGTGACAAGGCTCGCTCTGTCGGGAAGACCAAGAGCAACCATGAAACCCGTGCGGCCGCCGGCCCACTGAAGTCGACTTCGGGCGCGGCTCAGGAGAAGACGCCATCGACGTGCCGCGAATTCCTGGCACTGCTTCGGGAACATATTGCTCCACCTGTTGTCGCCCACGTCGCTGTCGCCCTGCTGGTTGCCCGTGCCGTTGGTTCAAGCGTTCCCGACCTGTCAGCATTGTCGGCCGTCATCAGGCATCCAGGAGCCTTTGTGCTGATCAAAGCGCCGGTTGGCCGTTTCGAACGCCGCTTCGGTCTCATGCTCGAAGATGGCTTGATCCTGCCGTACTGGACGAAGCTCGAAGACGTCCATCGCAGCAGCCCGCTCTCGGACGGATACGGTGATCGCCGCCGCGGAAAGCCCCGCAAGACGATCAAGACACTTGCCGGGACAGATGTGCCGAAGGCGGTCGAGCGGTCGTTGAGCCGATTCCTTGTCGATGTCCTGCTCGAGCGGTCAGCGCCCGTGGTTCTTGCCGATGAGACAAAGACCGCGCTTCCGCCCTTTGCGTCGATGACGGCCGATCTCGTTCTTGAGAGCGGTGGTCTCGATCATGAACTGATCGCGGAACTCCTGCAGACGTGTTGCGGCATCGCGCCGAAGCACTCGCTGCGGCAGATGGAGAAGATGGCGCTTGATCTTGAAGGGCTTTCGATCGATGCGCTGGCGTTGGCAATTCGTCCCGGGCGCGGTCTCGAACACATCCTGTCGATCCTCGAAGTCCTCGGCGAACGGGCGCGATCCGCCGACAAGTCGGGCGATGACGACGACGACGGCCGCGTCTCCGGGCGCGGCAGTGATCGGTCGGGGCGGCCAAAGGTCAAGAGCCGCTTCCTGATCAACGACGGTGAAGACCCACCAAAATCCATGGATGGCATCGATGTCGTTCAACCGGAGAAGCCAGCGGAGTCGTCCGGGAAGGAGAGCAGTGGCAGCGCATCCGTTGATCCGGCCAATCCGGAACACAGCCGGCTGCGTCAGCTTCGGGTCGAGACGCTCTCGGGTTATGGCGAGGCTCGGGATTGGGCGCTCGACCTCAAGACAGACCTGCAGCTCTGGCGCGACGGTGGGTTGGCCTGGAATGAAATGAGCACCAAGCTGATGCTGTCCGGGCCGCCCGGCACCGGCAAGACGACCTATGCCCGCGCGCTCTGCAATACATTGCAGGTTCCACTGCTTGTGACATCCGTGGCGTCCTGGCTTGAACCCGGCTATCTCGGTGATGTCCTGAAGCGCATGTCCAGAGCCTTTGAGCTGGCGCGGGAAAATGCGCCCGTGATCCTGTTCGTGGATGAGATCGACAATATCGGCAGCCGGTCTTCAGGTCGACGGGAGCAGCATGATGACTACTGGCGCTCGCTGATCAACCGGCTGCTTGAGCTTCTCGATGGGACTTCGAAGACCGACGGCGTGATCGTCGTTGCGGCGACGAACCTCCCCGGAAAGATCGATCCGGCCCTGCTGCGGTCGGGGCGATTGGAAAAGCATGTCGCCATCCCCCTACCGGATACGGAGGTGCTGGCCGGCATCCTCGCTCATCATCTCGGTGACGATCTGGCGGGTGTGTTGGCGTCTGCGCCGTCGGGCAGCTCCAGAACGATCAAGGCCGAACGGCAACGGCAAGTGCTTATCGAACGCGATGCGGATGTCATCAACGAATCCAATCCAGGAGTTTCCCGCGATGCGTGA
- a CDS encoding site-specific DNA-methyltransferase yields MAKTPREKDVSTLTHDKAVRLNNPTAEMASLYEQQVEILGESSREMRIPRDRPLAEGEVRDRDMDRDPQIIWNGAKIRITEAQMKKLAETGEIEIGDAQLVWRGKDRQDWSDLVVNAPPLYIQEKVHPKAIIDDLKRRTNRAREEKSDAPDLFADFNGIADPEARAEFYQHTKHWQNRMILGDSLQVMASLAEREEMRGKVQCIYFDPPYGIKFNSNWQVSTMSRDVKDGKKEDVSREPEQVKAFRDTWKDGIHSYLTYLRDRLMVARELLTESGSIFVQISDENVHRVRALLDEVFGDKNFISEISVQKTAGQGAAHLGRTNDYIIWYAKDVKLSKYRQLYTKKQPGEEGAAEYKRVETASGAFRPAIASEIEDYRTLPDGDRLFATYSLFSAGESPNAPKFFSYVSEAGPLTIPCAPRYHFKFTQSGLNRIARARRLLPQVGQRILKRYLLDFAYSPVVNLWTDTRGEVDMSYVVQTSEKVVQRCILMSTDPGDLVLDPTCGSGTTAAVAEQWGRRWITIDTSRVALALARTRLMCAQYPYYFLSDTPEGHAKEREVSGKILPDARATGDIRQGFVYERAPRITLKSIADNSQIDVIWDKWQDVLEPLRRQLNEALSTTFEEWEIPRDLDAWLDSKDGGAKVHLVTDAVRKLHAGWWEGRIARQKEIDASIARAADVEPLYDRPYEDKTKVRVAGPFTVESLSPHRVVAAREDTLGAELGAAGAITSRASTPANMPEADFGEMVLAHLRSAGVHQQEKRDTIHFNSIEPWPGNYIAAEGRYADGGSIEKRAAILIGPEFGTLTRSQITAAAREASDARFDVLIACAFNFDAQATDLNRLGPLAILKARMNPDLHMAEDLKNTGKGNLFVVFGEPDVEILDAPGGEIKVKVHGVDVFDPSTGEIRSDDIKGIAAWFIDTEYDEESFFVRHAYFLGANDPYKSLKTALRTEIDPEAWESLYADTSRPFARPSTGRIAVKVINHFGDEVLKVFGV; encoded by the coding sequence ATGGCCAAGACCCCGCGCGAAAAAGACGTCTCCACCCTCACACACGACAAGGCGGTGAGGCTGAACAATCCGACGGCCGAGATGGCGTCGCTCTATGAGCAGCAGGTGGAGATACTGGGCGAGAGTTCCCGTGAGATGCGCATTCCGCGCGACCGGCCGCTGGCTGAGGGCGAAGTGCGGGATCGGGACATGGACCGCGATCCGCAGATCATCTGGAACGGCGCGAAGATCAGGATCACTGAGGCGCAGATGAAGAAGCTCGCCGAGACCGGCGAGATCGAGATCGGCGACGCCCAGCTCGTCTGGCGCGGCAAGGACCGGCAGGACTGGTCCGATCTCGTGGTCAACGCGCCGCCGCTCTACATCCAGGAAAAGGTGCATCCCAAGGCGATCATCGACGATCTCAAGCGCCGGACGAACAGGGCGCGCGAGGAGAAGTCGGACGCGCCCGATCTGTTCGCCGATTTCAATGGCATTGCCGATCCGGAGGCGCGGGCGGAATTCTACCAGCACACCAAGCATTGGCAGAACCGCATGATCCTCGGCGACTCGCTGCAGGTGATGGCGAGCCTCGCCGAGCGCGAGGAGATGCGCGGCAAAGTGCAGTGCATCTATTTCGACCCGCCCTATGGCATCAAGTTCAATTCGAACTGGCAGGTCTCGACCATGAGCCGGGACGTGAAGGACGGCAAGAAGGAGGACGTTTCCCGTGAGCCGGAACAGGTGAAGGCCTTCCGCGACACCTGGAAGGACGGCATCCACTCCTATCTAACCTATCTGCGCGACCGGCTGATGGTGGCGCGGGAATTGCTGACAGAAAGCGGTTCGATCTTCGTGCAGATAAGTGATGAGAATGTTCACCGGGTAAGAGCGCTGCTGGACGAGGTTTTCGGTGACAAGAATTTCATCTCGGAGATATCAGTTCAAAAAACGGCAGGACAGGGTGCTGCTCATCTAGGAAGAACAAATGATTACATCATCTGGTATGCAAAGGACGTAAAGCTCTCAAAATACCGTCAGCTTTACACAAAGAAGCAGCCGGGAGAGGAAGGCGCGGCCGAATACAAACGGGTTGAGACGGCGTCTGGAGCATTCCGGCCCGCGATTGCGTCTGAGATCGAGGACTACCGCACACTTCCCGATGGCGACCGGCTGTTCGCCACCTACAGCCTTTTTTCAGCCGGGGAATCACCAAACGCCCCCAAGTTCTTCTCATACGTTTCTGAGGCGGGGCCACTGACTATTCCATGTGCTCCACGATATCATTTCAAGTTCACACAAAGCGGTTTGAACCGTATTGCTCGTGCCCGTCGGTTGCTCCCCCAGGTCGGCCAAAGAATTCTCAAACGCTACCTGTTGGATTTCGCATACTCGCCAGTCGTAAACTTGTGGACCGACACCCGCGGCGAGGTAGACATGTCTTATGTTGTGCAAACCTCAGAAAAGGTCGTGCAACGCTGCATACTAATGAGCACGGACCCGGGCGATCTTGTGCTAGACCCCACGTGTGGTTCGGGAACGACAGCAGCAGTCGCTGAGCAATGGGGACGGCGCTGGATCACAATCGATACCTCCCGGGTGGCACTAGCACTCGCCCGCACAAGGCTGATGTGCGCCCAGTATCCGTACTATTTTCTTTCAGACACTCCTGAGGGGCACGCAAAAGAACGGGAAGTTTCGGGTAAGATTCTCCCCGACGCCAGGGCGACTGGCGACATTCGTCAGGGTTTCGTCTATGAGCGGGCTCCGCGCATTACTCTCAAATCCATCGCTGACAACTCACAAATCGACGTGATCTGGGATAAGTGGCAGGACGTACTCGAGCCGCTGCGTCGCCAGCTCAACGAGGCGCTGTCCACCACCTTCGAGGAATGGGAAATTCCCCGCGATCTCGACGCTTGGCTCGACAGCAAGGACGGGGGGGCCAAGGTGCATCTCGTGACCGACGCGGTGCGCAAACTCCATGCCGGCTGGTGGGAGGGGCGCATTGCCCGCCAGAAGGAAATCGACGCCTCGATCGCCCGCGCCGCCGATGTCGAACCGCTCTATGACCGTCCCTATGAGGACAAGACCAAGGTGCGCGTTGCCGGGCCTTTCACCGTCGAGAGCCTGTCACCGCATCGTGTCGTCGCCGCCCGCGAGGATACACTGGGCGCGGAGCTTGGCGCAGCCGGCGCAATCACCTCGCGCGCATCCACCCCCGCCAACATGCCGGAGGCCGATTTCGGGGAGATGGTGCTGGCGCATCTGAGAAGTGCCGGCGTCCATCAGCAGGAGAAGCGTGATACGATCCACTTCAACTCCATCGAGCCCTGGCCGGGTAACTATATCGCCGCCGAGGGCCGCTATGCCGATGGCGGCTCTATCGAGAAACGCGCGGCGATCCTGATCGGCCCGGAATTCGGCACGCTGACCCGCAGCCAGATTACCGCCGCCGCCCGCGAGGCTTCCGACGCCCGCTTCGACGTGCTGATCGCCTGCGCCTTCAATTTCGACGCCCAGGCGACCGACCTCAACCGCCTCGGCCCACTCGCCATCCTGAAGGCACGCATGAACCCCGACCTGCACATGGCCGAGGACCTGAAGAACACCGGCAAGGGCAACCTCTTCGTCGTCTTCGGCGAGCCGGATGTCGAAATCCTCGATGCGCCCGGTGGTGAGATCAAGGTGAAGGTCCACGGCGTCGATGTCTTCGACCCCTCGACCGGCGAAATCCGCTCTGATGACATTAAGGGCATCGCCGCCTGGTTCATCGACACCGAATACGACGAGGAGAGCTTCTTCGTCCGCCACGCCTACTTCCTCGGCGCGAACGATCCCTACAAGTCGCTGAAGACGGCGCTGAGGACAGAGATCGACCCGGAAGCCTGGGAGTCGCTCTACGCCGATACCTCGCGGCCGTTCGCGCGGCCGAGCACGGGGCGGATCGCGGTGAAAGTGATCAACCACTTCGGGGACGAGGTGTTGAAGGTGTTTGGGGTGTGA
- a CDS encoding 3'-5' exonuclease, with the protein MPTILADSFTTSLTKLTNDEQKQVKLTAFDLQTDPNRPGLQFHRIDASKDPNFWSVRVNRDLRIIIHKTGDSVMLAYVDHHDDAYKWAERRRIETHPRTGALQIVEVRERVEEIVIQPAPARQPELPFLVQSTPSASALPLFSKLSTDDALSIGVPEDWIKDVLGASEDKFFTLANHLPQEAAEALLEYAATGVLSKPTPPATSDPYSHPDAQRRFRILEGHEELAAALDQPFEKWAVFLHPSQKALVDRDFSGPVRVVGSAGTGKTVVALHRVARILRNEPQAKVLLTTFSEPLAAALKRKLGVLLADTPSLADRVTISSFEQAAADLFALMTGRKAYLIGREKLRALITDAANAGSTTKYTPQFLNSEWEHVIDAWQIDSAETYATVPRMGRKNRLGAKQRDELWTVFAEVRRQLRAKALLTAADLFTVVTDHFRDRADRPYTHVVVDEAQDLGVAELRFLNAIVPNRPDSFFFAGDIGQRIFQQPFSWKGLGIEVRGRSFTLKVNYRTSHQIRRMADRLLPESVRDVDGEEDQRKGTVSVFDGVEPVIVVAPTMDEEATAAAQFLRNLLEQGIRANEIGIFCRSNDQIARASKVAELAAVETVSSLVRRGTEEAVLIGTMHLAKGLEFRAVLIVACDEGVLPLATRIDEVADEFELDEVVATERQLLYVAATRARDHLFVSAVTPGSEFLEDLLHV; encoded by the coding sequence ATGCCCACGATTCTCGCCGACAGCTTTACGACCTCGCTCACTAAGCTCACCAATGACGAACAGAAGCAGGTGAAGCTGACGGCGTTCGATCTGCAGACCGATCCGAACCGGCCAGGCCTGCAGTTCCACAGGATCGATGCGTCCAAGGACCCGAACTTCTGGTCGGTGCGGGTCAATCGCGATCTCCGGATTATCATCCACAAGACCGGCGACAGCGTCATGCTCGCCTACGTCGACCACCACGACGACGCCTACAAGTGGGCAGAACGACGGAGAATCGAGACCCATCCGCGCACAGGTGCACTTCAGATCGTCGAAGTGCGTGAACGGGTTGAAGAGATCGTGATCCAGCCGGCGCCGGCGCGACAGCCAGAGTTGCCGTTCCTCGTTCAGTCAACGCCATCGGCTTCTGCTTTGCCGCTGTTTTCAAAACTGTCAACCGACGACGCATTGTCGATCGGGGTCCCCGAGGACTGGATCAAAGATGTCCTCGGTGCAAGCGAAGACAAATTCTTCACGCTTGCCAATCATCTACCCCAGGAAGCAGCCGAGGCTTTGCTGGAATATGCGGCAACGGGTGTCCTGAGTAAGCCGACTCCGCCGGCTACCTCCGATCCTTATAGCCATCCCGACGCTCAACGGCGGTTTCGTATTCTGGAAGGGCATGAGGAGCTGGCGGCGGCGCTCGACCAGCCATTCGAGAAATGGGCAGTCTTCCTTCATCCATCGCAGAAGGCGTTGGTGGATCGAGACTTCTCCGGACCGGTGCGCGTGGTCGGCTCGGCCGGCACCGGAAAGACGGTGGTCGCCTTGCACCGCGTCGCTCGCATTCTCCGCAACGAGCCTCAGGCGAAGGTGCTCTTGACGACCTTCTCGGAGCCGCTTGCCGCCGCGCTGAAGCGCAAGCTTGGCGTGCTCCTTGCCGACACCCCCTCTCTCGCCGACAGGGTGACCATATCGTCCTTCGAACAAGCGGCTGCTGACCTGTTCGCGCTCATGACGGGTCGAAAGGCCTATCTGATCGGTCGGGAGAAACTGAGGGCACTTATCACCGACGCGGCGAATGCGGGCAGCACAACGAAATACACGCCGCAGTTCCTGAATTCCGAATGGGAGCACGTCATCGACGCCTGGCAAATCGATAGCGCCGAAACTTATGCAACTGTGCCGCGGATGGGGCGTAAGAATCGACTTGGCGCGAAACAGCGCGATGAACTCTGGACAGTGTTTGCGGAGGTACGCAGGCAATTGCGTGCAAAGGCGCTGTTGACCGCTGCCGACCTGTTCACTGTGGTTACCGACCACTTCCGGGACCGCGCAGACAGGCCCTATACGCATGTAGTCGTCGATGAAGCCCAGGACCTCGGCGTCGCCGAACTGCGGTTCTTGAACGCCATAGTGCCCAACCGACCGGACTCGTTTTTCTTCGCCGGGGATATCGGCCAGCGCATCTTCCAGCAGCCGTTTTCCTGGAAGGGGCTGGGTATTGAAGTGCGTGGGCGGTCGTTCACGCTCAAGGTCAACTATCGCACCTCGCATCAGATTAGAAGGATGGCGGACAGGCTGCTTCCCGAAAGTGTCCGCGACGTCGACGGCGAGGAAGATCAACGCAAGGGAACTGTATCTGTCTTCGATGGCGTCGAGCCGGTTATCGTCGTTGCACCTACAATGGATGAGGAGGCTACGGCGGCGGCGCAATTCCTTCGCAACCTCCTGGAACAGGGAATACGAGCCAACGAGATCGGCATCTTCTGTCGATCAAACGATCAGATCGCTCGTGCATCGAAGGTGGCCGAACTGGCAGCCGTCGAGACAGTTTCATCGCTTGTCAGGCGGGGCACGGAAGAGGCAGTGCTCATCGGTACGATGCATCTCGCAAAAGGATTGGAATTCCGTGCAGTCCTGATCGTCGCATGCGATGAGGGGGTCCTGCCGCTGGCGACGCGGATCGATGAGGTCGCCGACGAGTTCGAGCTGGACGAGGTCGTGGCGACAGAGCGACAATTGCTCTACGTCGCCGCAACCCGCGCGCGGGACCATCTCTTCGTCTCGGCGGTCACGCCAGGTTCAGAGTTCCTGGAGGACCTGCTTCACGTTTGA